In Musa acuminata AAA Group cultivar baxijiao chromosome BXJ2-3, Cavendish_Baxijiao_AAA, whole genome shotgun sequence, the following proteins share a genomic window:
- the LOC135608050 gene encoding putative disease resistance protein RGA1 isoform X1, translating into MSSWILAGLGSLGEAFIGSLIEKISDDAIPRLSEVFGIGAKPGDGTDLLKLKTTLTGTKHIIGRVENMWINDEDTKKQLKELVMELKDTAYDAEDLLDEIQFRVLKKQMEQQGAQGDEASNQSSSSSSGLFPWKKMKISVPQFTSRFFGREDDVNRVREIQMKLDKITTCIEDLITTLDADEKQMITSVVSRTTTSFPIETQVFGREEPLNHLLGLLVQSADGSGSSDSGISTLTIVGIGGVGKTTLAQQAYNHERVKDYFQHEVWVCVSDNFNVERLTKEIIESITENKCDLSNLDTLQVVLKNLTSKRFLLVLDDVWNEDSLKWERFCAPLRYGEPGSKILVTTRSKKIAEMVGNPIPLGGLDEASYWKLFKKCAFGSEDAGEFPHLEAIAKKIAGRLKGLPLAAKTVGGLLKAQMNEKHWRNIAGSEIWQLPQDEEGLLPVLQLSYQCLPPHLKRCFVFCSLFPKDYQFDKEDLVRLWMAEGYVAQDNNMTMEDTGSRYFLDLVNRSFFQEAPWGSTYVMHDLIHDLAQFISKGEFCRIDDDESKEIPNTTRHLSATLTDGTKLMDLSCYDKLRTLMINSKSHWFDFGVERPLFIQFDKLKNIRVLILQRCGLRELPETIGDLIHLRYFDISYNRQIWRLSESLCGLYNLRVLDLWGCELQGFPHGMSKLINLMHLNAEDKIISEINDVGKLTSLQELCSFKVLKDQGHEVAQLGSLKQLHGKLRITNLENVESKQEASKANLNNKQYLDKLVLEWISDDGSSLDGNELVVSEEVLEGLQPHQALKRLTIRGYIGIRSPSWLQAQLLVHLGILRLINCIAWKDLSCIGQLPNLKNLYVEGMPAVKQISHELSTESKFLPNLERLVLKDMMALEELPSFGQLPSLKVLRIEGMPTVKKVGDGFFGSRYQDKCFPSLEELTFIDLPEWEEWSWADDRQLFPCLRELEIERCPKLKRMPPLPPPLESLSLCKVGLTEVPRLWEEIDGSSSSMIVSELKIYSLEEIKLEDIPECEELPCLGQLPSLKVLRIQRMPAVKKVGDGFFGSRDESKCFPSLEELTFRDMPQWEEWSWADGRQLFPCLRKLQIERCPRLKRMPPLPTSVESLSLCEVGLTEVPRLWEEIDGSSSSMIVSELKIYSLEEIKLVDIPECEELPCLGQLPSLMVLHIEGMPAVKKVGDGFFGSRYQDKCFPSLEELTFIDLPEWEEWSWADDRQLFPCLRELEIERCPKLKRMPPLPPPLKSLSLCEVGLTEVPRLWEEIDGSSSSMIVSELKIYSLEEIKLVDIPECEELPCLGQLPSLMVLHIEGMPAVKKVGDGFFGSRYQDKCFPSLEELTFRDMPQWEEWSWADDRQLFPCLRELEIERCPKLKRMPPLPPPLKSLSLCKVGLTEVPRLWEEIDGSSSSMIVSELKIYSLEEIKLVDIPECEELPCLGQLPSLKVLHIEGMPAVKKVGDGFFGSRDESKCFPSLEELTFRDMPQWEEWSWADGRQLFPCLRKLQIERCPRLKRLPPLPPLQTLHLHEVGLTELPGLREGIHGGGNCITASLSTLRIRKCPNLRNLEEGLLSHSLPNIRYIEIEECAELMWQPVKGFKELTSLGILSIRSCPNLLSMTEIKDVDILLPPSIQVLRLFDCGNLGKLLPGCLHNLTSLIQLEIGDCPSIESLPETSLLHLKRLESLSIWHCDELRSIDGLRVLESLSELTIKLCPKLLLNEGNEQVEGSSVTELCIDDTALFKVSLLRRTLPSVRALTISNFHRVTMSDEEEQLLRSLTALRVLEFEDCKNLQSLPTELHALPSLRLLSIIGCPEIQALPEKGLPMSLKNLHFRGCQARLTEQLQKHLAEMKSSGRFLAVDQSDILRLKE; encoded by the exons ATGTCGTCATGGATACTAGCAGGCTTGGGATCGCTCGGAGAGGCCTTCATCGGGAGCTTGATAGAAAAGATCAGCGACGATGCGATCCCAAGGTTGTCGGAGGTGTTCGGAATCGGAGCTAAGCCCGGAGACGGAACTGACCTCCTCAAGCTGAAGACTACTCTTACCGGGACTAAGCACATCATCGGCAGAGTCGAGAACATGTGGATTAATGATGAAGACACGAAAAAGCAATTGAAGGAATTGGTGATGGAACTGAAGGACACTGCTTATGACGCTGAGGACTTGCTTGACGAGATCCAGTTCCGGGTTCTGAAGAAACAGATGGAGCAACAAGGAGCTCAGGGTGATGAGGCAAGTAaccaatcttcttcttcttcttccggtcTCTTTCCTTGGAAAAAGATGAAAATTTCGGTTCCTCAATTTACCAGTCGCTTCTTCGGTAGAGAAGATGATGTGAATAGAGTGAGGGAAATTCAGATGAAGTTAGATAAAATCACTACTTGCATCGAGGATCTCATTACTACATTAGATGCTGACGAGAAACAGATGATAACGTCAGTAGTGTCCCGAACCACCACTTCCTTTCCGATAGAAACTCAAGTATTCGGACGAGAGGAACCGCTGAATCACCTTCTGGGACTGTTGGTGCAATCTGCCGACGGATCCGGATCTAGCGACAGTGGCATCTCTACCTTAACTATTGTTGGGATCGGAGGGGTCGGAAAGACTACTCTTGCTCAGCAAGCCTACAACCACGAGAGGGTGAAGGACTATTTTCAGCATGAGGTCTGGGTCTGTGTATCAGACAACTTCAACGTGGAAAGGCTTACCAAAGAGATCATAGAATCCATAACCGAGAATAAGTGTGATCTCAGCAACCTTGATACACTTCAAGTGGTTCTTAAGAACTTGACCTCAAAAAGGTTCCTGCTTGTCCTCGACGATGTGTGGAACGAGGACAGTCTGAAATGGGAAAGATTTTGTGCACCATTGAGGTACGGAGAACCAGGAAGCAAGATTTTGGTTACAACTCGCTCTAAAAAGATTGCAGAAATGGTTGGCAATCCGATCCCTCTAGGAGGTCTGGATGAAGCCAGCTATTGGAAATTGTTCAAGAAATGTGCATTTGGTTCCGAAGACGCCGGTGAATTTCCACATCTAGAAGCCATAGCAAAGAAGATCGCAGGCAGGTTGAAGGGGTTGCCACTTGCGGCAAAGACGGTAGGCGGGTTGTTGAAGGCGCAGATGAACGAGAAGCACTGGAGAAACATCGCAGGGAGTGAAATTTGGCAACTACCGCAAGACGAAGAGGGTCTCCTGCCAGTCCTACAATTGAGCTATCAATGTCTTCCCCCACACCTTAAGCGGTGCTTTGTTTTTTGTTCCCTGTTCCCCAAAGATTATCAGTTTGATAAAGAGGACTTGGTCCGgctttggatggcagaaggctacgTTGCTCAAGACAACAATATGACGATGGAGGATACAGGAAGCCGCTACTTCCTTGACTTAGTGAATAGGTCTTTCTTTCAGGAAGCTCCTTGGGGATCGACATATGTGATGCATGATTTGATACACGATCTTGCTCAGTTTATTTCAAAGGGAGAGTTTTGCAGGATCGATGATGATGAGTCGAAAGAGATCCCTAATACAACTCGTCATCTATCAGCAACATTAACCGATGGAACTAAGTTAATGGACCTCTCCTGTTATGATAAATTGCGGACCCTCATGATCAATTCCAAAAGTCATTGGTTTGACTTTGGAGTCGAGAGGCCTttgttcattcaatttgataaattaaaaaacatTCGAGTGTTGATATTGCAGAGGTGCGGCTTACGGGAGTTGCCTGAGACAATTGGTGACTTGATACACCTCCGCTACTTTGACATATCCTACAACCGTCAGATTTGGAGACTGTCGGAGTCACTATGTGGTCTTTACAATTTGCGAGTACTGGATCTGTGGGGCTGTGAACTACAGGGTTTCCCGCACGGCATGAGTAAGTTGATCAACTTGATGCATCTTAATGCAGAAGATAAAATAATTTCCGAGATAAATGATGTTGGGAAGCTGACTTCTCTTCAAGAACTGTGTTCATTTAAAGTACTCAAGGATCAGGGACACGAGGTTGCCCAATTAGGCAGTCTGAAACAACTACATGGAAAACTTCGAATTACCAACCTTGAGAATGTTGAGAGTAAACAAGAAGCAAGCAAGGCTAATCTGAACAACAAACAGTACCTTGATAAACTGGTCTTAGAATGGATATCAGATGATGGCTCCAGTTTGGACGGCAATGAATTAGTTGTGTCGGAGGAGGTACTTGAAGGTCTCCAACCACATCAGGCTCTCAAACGTTTGACGATCAGAGGGTACATTGGTATCAGATCACCCAGTTGGCTGCAGGCACAATTGTTAGTGCATCTGGGAATTCTTAGACTGATAAACTGCATAGCATGGAAGGATCTTTCATGTATTGGACAGCTACCGAATCTCAAGAACCTTTACGTGGAGGGAATGCCAGCAGTGAAACAAATAAGTCATGAATTAAGTACAGAGAGCAAGTTCTTGCCTAATCTGGAAAGGCTAGTGCTGAAGGACATGATGGCACTGGAGGAACTCCCGAGTTTTGGACAACTGCCGAGTCTCAAGGTTCTGCGCATCGAGGGAATGCCAACAGTGAAGAAGGTGGGCGATGGATTCTTTGGTTCTAGATACCAAGACAAGTGTTTTCCTAGCTTGGAGGAGCTCACGTTCATCGACTTGCCAGAATGGGAAGAGTGGTCTTGGGCTGATGACCGACAGCTGTTTCCTTGCTTGCGAGAACTTGAAATTGAAAGATGCCCGAAGCTTAAGAGGatgcctcccctccctcctccacTTGAATCACTGTCATTATGTAAAGTCGGGTTGACAGAAGTTCCAAGATTGTGGGAAGAAATCGATGGAAGTAGCAGCAGTATGATCGTTTCAGAATTGAAAATATATAGTCTTGAAGAGATCAAGCTGGAGGACATCCCAGAATGTGAGGAACTCCCTTGTCTTGGTCAACTGCCGAGTCTCAAGGTTCTTCGCATCCAGAGAATGCCAGCAGTGAAGAAGGTGGGTGATGGATTTTTTGGTTCTAGAGACGAAAGCAAGTGTTTTCCTAGCTTGGAGGAGCTCACGTTCAGGGACATGCCACAATGGGAAGAGTGGTCTTGGGCTGATGGCCGACAGCTGTTTCCCTGCTTGCGAAAACTTCAAATTGAAAGATGCCCGAGGCTTAAGAGGATGCCTCCCCTCCCTACTTCAGTTGAGTCACTATCATTATGTGAAGTCGGGTTGACAGAAGTTCCAAGATTGTGGGAAGAAATCGATGGAAGTAGCAGCAGTATGATCGTTTCAGAATTGAAAATATATAGTCTTGAAGAGATAAAGCTGGTGGACATCCCAGAATGCGAGGAACTCCCTTGTCTTGGTCAACTGCCGAGTCTCATGGTTCTTCACATCGAGGGAATGCCAGCAGTGAAGAAGGTGGGCGATGGATTCTTTGGTTCTAGATACCAAGACAAGTGTTTTCCAAGCTTGGAGGAGCTCACGTTCATCGACTTGCCAGAATGGGAAGAGTGGTCTTGGGCTGATGACCGACAGCTGTTTCCTTGCTTGCGAGAACTTGAAATTGAAAGATGCCCGAAGCTTAAGAGGatgcctcccctccctcctccacTTAAATCACTATCATTATGTGAAGTCGGGTTGACAGAAGTTCCAAGATTGTGGGAAGAAATCGATGGAAGTAGCAGCAGTATGATCGTTTCAGAATTGAAAATATATAGTCTTGAAGAGATAAAGCTGGTGGACATCCCAGAATGTGAGGAACTCCCTTGTCTTGGTCAACTGCCGAGTCTCATGGTTCTTCACATCGAGGGAATGCCAGCAGTGAAGAAGGTGGGCGATGGATTCTTTGGTTCTAGATACCAAGACAAGTGTTTTCCAAGCTTGGAGGAGCTCACGTTCAGGGACATGCCACAATGGGAAGAGTGGTCTTGGGCTGATGACCGACAGCTGTTTCCTTGCTTGCGAGAACTTGAAATTGAAAGATGCCCGAAGCTTAAGAGGatgcctcccctccctcctccacTTAAATCACTGTCATTATGTAAAGTCGGGTTGACAGAAGTTCCAAGATTGTGGGAAGAAATCGATGGAAGTAGCAGCAGTATGATCGTTTCAGAATTGAAAATATATAGTCTTGAAGAGATAAAGCTGGTGGACATCCCAGAATGCGAGGAACTCCCTTGTCTTGGTCAACTGCCGAGTCTCAAGGTTCTTCACATCGAGGGAATGCCAGCAGTGAAGAAGGTGGGTGATGGATTTTTTGGTTCTAGAGACGAAAGCAAGTGTTTTCCTAGCTTGGAGGAGCTCACGTTCAGGGACATGCCACAATGGGAAGAGTGGTCTTGGGCTGATGGCCGACAGCTGTTTCCCTGCTTGCGAAAACTTCAAATTGAAAGATGCCCGAGGCTTAAGAGGTTGCCTCCCCTCCCTCCACTTCAAACATTACATTTACATGAAGTCGGATTGACAGAACTGCCAGGGTTAAGGGAAGGAATCCATGGAGGCGGCAATTGCATAActgcttctctttcaacattgagaaTACGTAAATGTCCAAATCTAAGAAATCTGGAAGAAGGGTTGCTATCGCACAGCTTACCAAATATCCGTTACATTGAGATAGAGGAATGTGCGGAACTCATGTGGCAGCCGGTGAAGGGGTTCAAAGAACTCACCTCCCTTGGGATATTGTCAATCCGCAGTTGCCCGAATCTCTTGAGCATGACAGAAATAAAGGACGTTGACATCCTCCTCCCACCCTCGATTCAGGTACTACGGTTGTTTGACTGTGGGAATCTGGGAAAATTGCTACCGGGCTGCCTGCACAACTTGACCTCACTCATTCAATTGGAAATAGGTGACTGCCCGTCCATAGAATCTCTTCCAGAAACGTCGCTGCTTCACCTGAAACGACTTGAATCTCTGAGCATTTGGCACTGTGATGAGTTGAGATCAATAGACGGATTGCGAGTTCTGGAATCCCTCAGTGAATTGACCATCAAATTATGTCCCAAGCTGTTGCTGAACGAAGGGAATGAGCAAGTGGAGGGTTCGTCGGTAACTGAATTATGCATCGACGACACAGCCCTGTTCAAAGTATCGCTCTTAAGAAGGACACTTCCATCCGTCCGTGCTCTCACAATCTCAAACTTTCATCGAGTGACGATGTCTGATGAGGAGGAGCAGTTGTTGCGAAGCCTCACAGCTCTCAGAGTGCTAGAATTTGAGGATTGCAAGAATCTACAATCGCTGCCGACAGAGTTGCATGCCCTTCCCTCCCTCCGGCTTCTATCAATAATTGGATGTCCGGAGATTCAGGCGCTACCGGAGAAGGGGCTGCCGATGTCCCTCAAGAATCTACATTTCCGAGGCTGCCAAGCGAGGCTGACGGAGCAACTGCAAAAACACTTGGCCGAGATGAAGAGCTCGGGTCGATTTTTGGCTGTTGACCAATCGGATATATTAAG ATTGAAGGAGTAG
- the LOC135608050 gene encoding protein RECOGNITION OF PERONOSPORA PARASITICA 7-like isoform X2, with product MSRFFGREDDVNRVREIQMKLDKITTCIEDLITTLDADEKQMITSVVSRTTTSFPIETQVFGREEPLNHLLGLLVQSADGSGSSDSGISTLTIVGIGGVGKTTLAQQAYNHERVKDYFQHEVWVCVSDNFNVERLTKEIIESITENKCDLSNLDTLQVVLKNLTSKRFLLVLDDVWNEDSLKWERFCAPLRYGEPGSKILVTTRSKKIAEMVGNPIPLGGLDEASYWKLFKKCAFGSEDAGEFPHLEAIAKKIAGRLKGLPLAAKTVGGLLKAQMNEKHWRNIAGSEIWQLPQDEEGLLPVLQLSYQCLPPHLKRCFVFCSLFPKDYQFDKEDLVRLWMAEGYVAQDNNMTMEDTGSRYFLDLVNRSFFQEAPWGSTYVMHDLIHDLAQFISKGEFCRIDDDESKEIPNTTRHLSATLTDGTKLMDLSCYDKLRTLMINSKSHWFDFGVERPLFIQFDKLKNIRVLILQRCGLRELPETIGDLIHLRYFDISYNRQIWRLSESLCGLYNLRVLDLWGCELQGFPHGMSKLINLMHLNAEDKIISEINDVGKLTSLQELCSFKVLKDQGHEVAQLGSLKQLHGKLRITNLENVESKQEASKANLNNKQYLDKLVLEWISDDGSSLDGNELVVSEEVLEGLQPHQALKRLTIRGYIGIRSPSWLQAQLLVHLGILRLINCIAWKDLSCIGQLPNLKNLYVEGMPAVKQISHELSTESKFLPNLERLVLKDMMALEELPSFGQLPSLKVLRIEGMPTVKKVGDGFFGSRYQDKCFPSLEELTFIDLPEWEEWSWADDRQLFPCLRELEIERCPKLKRMPPLPPPLESLSLCKVGLTEVPRLWEEIDGSSSSMIVSELKIYSLEEIKLEDIPECEELPCLGQLPSLKVLRIQRMPAVKKVGDGFFGSRDESKCFPSLEELTFRDMPQWEEWSWADGRQLFPCLRKLQIERCPRLKRMPPLPTSVESLSLCEVGLTEVPRLWEEIDGSSSSMIVSELKIYSLEEIKLVDIPECEELPCLGQLPSLMVLHIEGMPAVKKVGDGFFGSRYQDKCFPSLEELTFIDLPEWEEWSWADDRQLFPCLRELEIERCPKLKRMPPLPPPLKSLSLCEVGLTEVPRLWEEIDGSSSSMIVSELKIYSLEEIKLVDIPECEELPCLGQLPSLMVLHIEGMPAVKKVGDGFFGSRYQDKCFPSLEELTFRDMPQWEEWSWADDRQLFPCLRELEIERCPKLKRMPPLPPPLKSLSLCKVGLTEVPRLWEEIDGSSSSMIVSELKIYSLEEIKLVDIPECEELPCLGQLPSLKVLHIEGMPAVKKVGDGFFGSRDESKCFPSLEELTFRDMPQWEEWSWADGRQLFPCLRKLQIERCPRLKRLPPLPPLQTLHLHEVGLTELPGLREGIHGGGNCITASLSTLRIRKCPNLRNLEEGLLSHSLPNIRYIEIEECAELMWQPVKGFKELTSLGILSIRSCPNLLSMTEIKDVDILLPPSIQVLRLFDCGNLGKLLPGCLHNLTSLIQLEIGDCPSIESLPETSLLHLKRLESLSIWHCDELRSIDGLRVLESLSELTIKLCPKLLLNEGNEQVEGSSVTELCIDDTALFKVSLLRRTLPSVRALTISNFHRVTMSDEEEQLLRSLTALRVLEFEDCKNLQSLPTELHALPSLRLLSIIGCPEIQALPEKGLPMSLKNLHFRGCQARLTEQLQKHLAEMKSSGRFLAVDQSDILRLKE from the exons ATGAG TCGCTTCTTCGGTAGAGAAGATGATGTGAATAGAGTGAGGGAAATTCAGATGAAGTTAGATAAAATCACTACTTGCATCGAGGATCTCATTACTACATTAGATGCTGACGAGAAACAGATGATAACGTCAGTAGTGTCCCGAACCACCACTTCCTTTCCGATAGAAACTCAAGTATTCGGACGAGAGGAACCGCTGAATCACCTTCTGGGACTGTTGGTGCAATCTGCCGACGGATCCGGATCTAGCGACAGTGGCATCTCTACCTTAACTATTGTTGGGATCGGAGGGGTCGGAAAGACTACTCTTGCTCAGCAAGCCTACAACCACGAGAGGGTGAAGGACTATTTTCAGCATGAGGTCTGGGTCTGTGTATCAGACAACTTCAACGTGGAAAGGCTTACCAAAGAGATCATAGAATCCATAACCGAGAATAAGTGTGATCTCAGCAACCTTGATACACTTCAAGTGGTTCTTAAGAACTTGACCTCAAAAAGGTTCCTGCTTGTCCTCGACGATGTGTGGAACGAGGACAGTCTGAAATGGGAAAGATTTTGTGCACCATTGAGGTACGGAGAACCAGGAAGCAAGATTTTGGTTACAACTCGCTCTAAAAAGATTGCAGAAATGGTTGGCAATCCGATCCCTCTAGGAGGTCTGGATGAAGCCAGCTATTGGAAATTGTTCAAGAAATGTGCATTTGGTTCCGAAGACGCCGGTGAATTTCCACATCTAGAAGCCATAGCAAAGAAGATCGCAGGCAGGTTGAAGGGGTTGCCACTTGCGGCAAAGACGGTAGGCGGGTTGTTGAAGGCGCAGATGAACGAGAAGCACTGGAGAAACATCGCAGGGAGTGAAATTTGGCAACTACCGCAAGACGAAGAGGGTCTCCTGCCAGTCCTACAATTGAGCTATCAATGTCTTCCCCCACACCTTAAGCGGTGCTTTGTTTTTTGTTCCCTGTTCCCCAAAGATTATCAGTTTGATAAAGAGGACTTGGTCCGgctttggatggcagaaggctacgTTGCTCAAGACAACAATATGACGATGGAGGATACAGGAAGCCGCTACTTCCTTGACTTAGTGAATAGGTCTTTCTTTCAGGAAGCTCCTTGGGGATCGACATATGTGATGCATGATTTGATACACGATCTTGCTCAGTTTATTTCAAAGGGAGAGTTTTGCAGGATCGATGATGATGAGTCGAAAGAGATCCCTAATACAACTCGTCATCTATCAGCAACATTAACCGATGGAACTAAGTTAATGGACCTCTCCTGTTATGATAAATTGCGGACCCTCATGATCAATTCCAAAAGTCATTGGTTTGACTTTGGAGTCGAGAGGCCTttgttcattcaatttgataaattaaaaaacatTCGAGTGTTGATATTGCAGAGGTGCGGCTTACGGGAGTTGCCTGAGACAATTGGTGACTTGATACACCTCCGCTACTTTGACATATCCTACAACCGTCAGATTTGGAGACTGTCGGAGTCACTATGTGGTCTTTACAATTTGCGAGTACTGGATCTGTGGGGCTGTGAACTACAGGGTTTCCCGCACGGCATGAGTAAGTTGATCAACTTGATGCATCTTAATGCAGAAGATAAAATAATTTCCGAGATAAATGATGTTGGGAAGCTGACTTCTCTTCAAGAACTGTGTTCATTTAAAGTACTCAAGGATCAGGGACACGAGGTTGCCCAATTAGGCAGTCTGAAACAACTACATGGAAAACTTCGAATTACCAACCTTGAGAATGTTGAGAGTAAACAAGAAGCAAGCAAGGCTAATCTGAACAACAAACAGTACCTTGATAAACTGGTCTTAGAATGGATATCAGATGATGGCTCCAGTTTGGACGGCAATGAATTAGTTGTGTCGGAGGAGGTACTTGAAGGTCTCCAACCACATCAGGCTCTCAAACGTTTGACGATCAGAGGGTACATTGGTATCAGATCACCCAGTTGGCTGCAGGCACAATTGTTAGTGCATCTGGGAATTCTTAGACTGATAAACTGCATAGCATGGAAGGATCTTTCATGTATTGGACAGCTACCGAATCTCAAGAACCTTTACGTGGAGGGAATGCCAGCAGTGAAACAAATAAGTCATGAATTAAGTACAGAGAGCAAGTTCTTGCCTAATCTGGAAAGGCTAGTGCTGAAGGACATGATGGCACTGGAGGAACTCCCGAGTTTTGGACAACTGCCGAGTCTCAAGGTTCTGCGCATCGAGGGAATGCCAACAGTGAAGAAGGTGGGCGATGGATTCTTTGGTTCTAGATACCAAGACAAGTGTTTTCCTAGCTTGGAGGAGCTCACGTTCATCGACTTGCCAGAATGGGAAGAGTGGTCTTGGGCTGATGACCGACAGCTGTTTCCTTGCTTGCGAGAACTTGAAATTGAAAGATGCCCGAAGCTTAAGAGGatgcctcccctccctcctccacTTGAATCACTGTCATTATGTAAAGTCGGGTTGACAGAAGTTCCAAGATTGTGGGAAGAAATCGATGGAAGTAGCAGCAGTATGATCGTTTCAGAATTGAAAATATATAGTCTTGAAGAGATCAAGCTGGAGGACATCCCAGAATGTGAGGAACTCCCTTGTCTTGGTCAACTGCCGAGTCTCAAGGTTCTTCGCATCCAGAGAATGCCAGCAGTGAAGAAGGTGGGTGATGGATTTTTTGGTTCTAGAGACGAAAGCAAGTGTTTTCCTAGCTTGGAGGAGCTCACGTTCAGGGACATGCCACAATGGGAAGAGTGGTCTTGGGCTGATGGCCGACAGCTGTTTCCCTGCTTGCGAAAACTTCAAATTGAAAGATGCCCGAGGCTTAAGAGGATGCCTCCCCTCCCTACTTCAGTTGAGTCACTATCATTATGTGAAGTCGGGTTGACAGAAGTTCCAAGATTGTGGGAAGAAATCGATGGAAGTAGCAGCAGTATGATCGTTTCAGAATTGAAAATATATAGTCTTGAAGAGATAAAGCTGGTGGACATCCCAGAATGCGAGGAACTCCCTTGTCTTGGTCAACTGCCGAGTCTCATGGTTCTTCACATCGAGGGAATGCCAGCAGTGAAGAAGGTGGGCGATGGATTCTTTGGTTCTAGATACCAAGACAAGTGTTTTCCAAGCTTGGAGGAGCTCACGTTCATCGACTTGCCAGAATGGGAAGAGTGGTCTTGGGCTGATGACCGACAGCTGTTTCCTTGCTTGCGAGAACTTGAAATTGAAAGATGCCCGAAGCTTAAGAGGatgcctcccctccctcctccacTTAAATCACTATCATTATGTGAAGTCGGGTTGACAGAAGTTCCAAGATTGTGGGAAGAAATCGATGGAAGTAGCAGCAGTATGATCGTTTCAGAATTGAAAATATATAGTCTTGAAGAGATAAAGCTGGTGGACATCCCAGAATGTGAGGAACTCCCTTGTCTTGGTCAACTGCCGAGTCTCATGGTTCTTCACATCGAGGGAATGCCAGCAGTGAAGAAGGTGGGCGATGGATTCTTTGGTTCTAGATACCAAGACAAGTGTTTTCCAAGCTTGGAGGAGCTCACGTTCAGGGACATGCCACAATGGGAAGAGTGGTCTTGGGCTGATGACCGACAGCTGTTTCCTTGCTTGCGAGAACTTGAAATTGAAAGATGCCCGAAGCTTAAGAGGatgcctcccctccctcctccacTTAAATCACTGTCATTATGTAAAGTCGGGTTGACAGAAGTTCCAAGATTGTGGGAAGAAATCGATGGAAGTAGCAGCAGTATGATCGTTTCAGAATTGAAAATATATAGTCTTGAAGAGATAAAGCTGGTGGACATCCCAGAATGCGAGGAACTCCCTTGTCTTGGTCAACTGCCGAGTCTCAAGGTTCTTCACATCGAGGGAATGCCAGCAGTGAAGAAGGTGGGTGATGGATTTTTTGGTTCTAGAGACGAAAGCAAGTGTTTTCCTAGCTTGGAGGAGCTCACGTTCAGGGACATGCCACAATGGGAAGAGTGGTCTTGGGCTGATGGCCGACAGCTGTTTCCCTGCTTGCGAAAACTTCAAATTGAAAGATGCCCGAGGCTTAAGAGGTTGCCTCCCCTCCCTCCACTTCAAACATTACATTTACATGAAGTCGGATTGACAGAACTGCCAGGGTTAAGGGAAGGAATCCATGGAGGCGGCAATTGCATAActgcttctctttcaacattgagaaTACGTAAATGTCCAAATCTAAGAAATCTGGAAGAAGGGTTGCTATCGCACAGCTTACCAAATATCCGTTACATTGAGATAGAGGAATGTGCGGAACTCATGTGGCAGCCGGTGAAGGGGTTCAAAGAACTCACCTCCCTTGGGATATTGTCAATCCGCAGTTGCCCGAATCTCTTGAGCATGACAGAAATAAAGGACGTTGACATCCTCCTCCCACCCTCGATTCAGGTACTACGGTTGTTTGACTGTGGGAATCTGGGAAAATTGCTACCGGGCTGCCTGCACAACTTGACCTCACTCATTCAATTGGAAATAGGTGACTGCCCGTCCATAGAATCTCTTCCAGAAACGTCGCTGCTTCACCTGAAACGACTTGAATCTCTGAGCATTTGGCACTGTGATGAGTTGAGATCAATAGACGGATTGCGAGTTCTGGAATCCCTCAGTGAATTGACCATCAAATTATGTCCCAAGCTGTTGCTGAACGAAGGGAATGAGCAAGTGGAGGGTTCGTCGGTAACTGAATTATGCATCGACGACACAGCCCTGTTCAAAGTATCGCTCTTAAGAAGGACACTTCCATCCGTCCGTGCTCTCACAATCTCAAACTTTCATCGAGTGACGATGTCTGATGAGGAGGAGCAGTTGTTGCGAAGCCTCACAGCTCTCAGAGTGCTAGAATTTGAGGATTGCAAGAATCTACAATCGCTGCCGACAGAGTTGCATGCCCTTCCCTCCCTCCGGCTTCTATCAATAATTGGATGTCCGGAGATTCAGGCGCTACCGGAGAAGGGGCTGCCGATGTCCCTCAAGAATCTACATTTCCGAGGCTGCCAAGCGAGGCTGACGGAGCAACTGCAAAAACACTTGGCCGAGATGAAGAGCTCGGGTCGATTTTTGGCTGTTGACCAATCGGATATATTAAG ATTGAAGGAGTAG